TGGAAGGGACAAGAGCTGCTATGATTTTGACGTCTGCTCAAAGTCGTCTGCCCCCAGGGCCCCGGATGGAGAATTCATACAGACTCGAGCCTGAGAAAGTGTTTCCAACCTGTACCGTGAAAAAGATAATTCAGAGCGTATTTGAGGAGATGATGGGTGATAAAGAATACGACCCTGCAGAGAGCACTCTTTTGGCGGCGAAACTGGCAGACGTTATCAAGCACCGGGTGAAGGAACTCGGACACACTAGATACAAGATTGTGGCAACAGTAGCAATAGGCCCTGCCGCTCTGTCCTCTGTTGCCATGGTGAGCAGGTGCGTTTGGAACCCAAACGTGGATACATTTGCTGAGTATGCCTATCAAAACGGAAAACTGTACGCAATTGGACTCGTGTACGGGTTATACCTCGAATGATGACGATGACCTTAGGTACAGAAGGACATTCTAAATCTGTAAACCTTAACAGTGTTTTAAGGACTGGGGTGAACATTTAGAAAGAAGAGCAAAGGTCATGGATGGAAAATGTCCTTTTCTtgagtgtgatgtgtgtaataaTAGGAACATTTGTCTCAGAATTCTTGAACCCAAGTACCTCGGTTATAACATTCTTTGGACCCAAGAAGATTTGGCATGAGGATGTTTCAGTTCTTGTAACGAACTTGACGCATATTGTGAGGTGTGTGACTTTTTGTATTTAGTCTAACGGCACCACCACTGGTGACTGGAAATAATGCCAGGATTCcttggatatgtgcgctatacaaAAATATCCAACCTACTTTTCTATGTTTGAAATTGCTCAAAATATCTCTCATGTGGAGTGTGTGGCGTTGTATTATTCAAAACGTGACAAAGGGCCGTATACGTATACTTGACGTGAGAGCAGGTTTTTGCTAACTGTAAGGCAGGAACTGCTTATCCTTTTGgcgaacacctggtgccatAACAGAGTGATCTGTTGGTATGGTTTTCACAgctatgttttctttttgtttttcaagTGGAATCTGGATTAATGGATAGTTGAGTCTGGTTAGTCTGTGGTATTGacgttttcttttcaaaactttGTTTTTGTCACACAAAGCCTGTGATCTACTacagaaattcagaaaataaGAGGATTCAGACAAGTTGGCGGTAGGGCAGAAATTCTGTGGTATCAATCGTCTTCACTGGGAGCCATGTCTGAAGATCTATGAGTCCCTACCCTATAATGAgagtatgtgtgtctgttgaCCGTCACACGTCAAGCTTAATCCATAACCCCAACACAGTGACCCCTACCCGTCTACTTGACAGCAACGGCTCCACCCTGAACCATCCTGAACCCAATCCACAGCCCCGTGACCGTAACACCAAGATGCCAATCCCATTTCTCAACACCATGACTCCATCTCGAACGTGTCCGCAACACCTCCACCCTGAATCCCACCCTCAACACTGGGACCGTAACACCTCCACTTTAAACCCCGCCCTCAACACCGGGACCGTAACACCTCCACCCTGAACCCAACCCTCAACACCGCGACCGTAACACCTCCACCCTGCGCCCAGCCTCAGCACCGTGGCCGCACCGCCTCCATCCAGTACTCAACCCTCAGCATCAGCCTCAACGCCTCCACCCTGATACCCACCCTCAACACCGTGACTGCAACGCCTCCACCCTGAACCCCGCCATCAGCATCGTGACCGCACCCTGAATCCCAATCTCAGCACCATGGCTCCATCATGAGAACCGTTACATTCGGCTTTGTGTTACAGATGATTTAGCCATGATTTATCCATTTGAGACTTTTCACGATACGTACGTTGTTGAAGACTGTTGACAGTTATGAAGGTATACAAGTGTTTATCTCAATATGTTTCCAATAAAAACAACAGCATGCTAACTGATATTAACTTGCTCTGTTCTATTTTCAAATGTATACAAACCATCTATTCTGACCTGTGTGAACTGAAACGTGTGTGACTGTATCGTGATGAACATCATAGTGCCTGAATACTGGTTGATAATCCTCAGTTCAGTCAGACCCTGGACAACCATTTGAACTATAAATTCAAATCAAGTCTGAGGTGATCTTGTAGGTCGGCTTTGCCTCAACCCCGGGAATAAACCATTGTTCAGcttttcttttgaaataaatgttAGTTAAATGTATTAATCTTTCGATTTATGAAATGAAAGCATACATACTGAAGGTTTTTGAATGTTATTGCTCTTCTGTGCTCTATCCAGACAAAGCCAGTGTGCTCCATATgaaagtctctctctctctgtgtctctctctctctcacacacacactctctcactctctctatctcactctctctcatactctctcactcactctctctctctctctctgtgtatgtg
Above is a genomic segment from Haliotis asinina isolate JCU_RB_2024 chromosome 7, JCU_Hal_asi_v2, whole genome shotgun sequence containing:
- the LOC137291167 gene encoding dynein light chain Tctex-type 5-like yields the protein MSTAVRRQSTDTGRVNLRRQSIDINRVGSNISRPSMEGTRAAMILTSAQSRLPPGPRMENSYRLEPEKVFPTCTVKKIIQSVFEEMMGDKEYDPAESTLLAAKLADVIKHRVKELGHTRYKIVATVAIGPAALSSVAMVSRCVWNPNVDTFAEYAYQNGKLYAIGLVYGLYLE